The genomic DNA AAATATTACCTTCTTGACGCCTATTTCTGTAGAGAAGGATGAAGAGAAAACGGTTCAATATATTATAAAGAAAGAAAAAGAATATATTGAATTAAATATTGTAAGTCAAGTCAACCAACTTCAAACAGAAGTGGATGATGAATGGGTGACACACGTCTCTATGAAAATTTCGCCAAATCTTGATACTAATACTGGACTGCGTGATTTAGAGAGAATACGTAATGGGGAAGACATGATAGAGATTGAAGTTAATAAGGAAGAATTGTCAAAAGAAAAAAATATTTATTTCGGACCGCGATGGTTAAACCTTAACTATGTATCACGAAGTGAAAAGAATGTATTTGCGGAGCTTAATATACCGAGTGAACTTAAAGATGATTTAAAGGAATATCCTTTGCATCCTGGTATGATGGATAATGCAGTTAACGCTGCTACGCAAAGCTTTGGAAGAGGCGGTTTGTATCTCCCACTTTCATATAAGAGTATAAAACTCTTTGGCCCAATGCCGGAACATTTCTTTAGTCATATTAGAAAAAAAGAGAGTAAGGATAACAACTTAGAAACTTTAAGTTTTGATGTTTCACTTATTGATGGAGAAGGTAAGCCTTTTGCGGAAGTCACTGATTATACAATGAAAAAAGTGCAAATACACACATTTGATCAAGCTACTAAACTTCATAATTATTACCAAGTGGATTGGACATTAAATGAAAAATTAAAAGTGAATAATAGACCTGTTAAGGGAACTGTTGTCTTATTAAAAGATCAGAAAGATTTTGCACAAAAACTTATCCCGTTGTTGAAAAATGAATCAACTAAGATTATAGAAGTGGAATTAGGTTCCAATTATCAAAAAGTAGCAGAAAATTATTATGTAGTTGATGGTACTGAAGAAAGTTACACTCGTTTATTTAAAGATATAAAAGAAATTAATCATATTATTCATACACAATCAATATTTGAATTTTCAGACCTATTAGGTTTGAACAGGATGAAAAAGTATCAAACGATGGCATTAGATAGTTTATTTTATATAAGTAAAGCGTTAAGTAAAGCAAAAGTTAATAATGAAATTCGTATTTCATTAATTTCTGATTATGTCAATGAAGTAACAAAAACAGAGGAATCAATTATTCCAAGCCATGCAGCTCTGTTTGGTTTAGCGAAAGTTGTGGCTCAAGAATTTCCTAATTTAGAGATTCAGTGTATTGATATGGATGGAAATACTGAAATTTCGCAGATTGCTTCTGAAATCACTAGCTCAGAACGATCGTTCTGTGTAGCTTATCGAAATAATAAACGCTATATAGAAGAACTTCAAAAAGTAGATTGGGATAAGGCAATAAGGCAAGATATAAAAATTAAAGATACAGGATCGTATATAATTACTGGTGGAACAGGAGGAATAGGCTTAGCTATTGCAGAGTATTTAGCTTTAAATAATGCAAAAAATATATGCTTAGTTAATCGTTCTAAGTTCCCGGATCGTAATCAATGGGATGATATTCTTAGACAAGAAGAGAAGAGTAATGAAAGGCTTTTCTCTAAAATCGAAAAAATAAGAAAAATCGAAGAGCTAGGGGCGAATGTCATTTGTTACAGTGGAGATATTTGTGACTATGAGCAAACAAATAATATTTTAAAAAGTATTAGAGATAATTACGGTAAAATTAATGGCGTGTTTCACTGTGCTGGTGTTGCAGGAGATGGCTTTATTTTTAGAAAAGAAAAGGTTGTATTTGATGAAGTTACGCATCCAAAAATTGAAGGAACTTGGTTAATTGATCATTTAACAATGGAAGATAATATAGATTTATTTGTACTATTTTCTTCTATTGCAACTTTATTTGGTGGAAGAGGACAAGGAGATTATGTGGCAGCTAATTCATATCTAGATGCTTTTAGTAGCTATCGAAATCTAAGAGGACAGAAGACTATTACAATCAATTGGCCAGCCTGGAATGAAGTTGGAATGGCTGTTGATCATAAAGTTTCTGAGGAGGTAGTTTTATTTAAATCAATTGGTAACAATAGGGCTTATCAGGTTTTAGATGAAATTTTGGATATAAACTTATCAAACTTTATTCCAGCAGAGCTTAATCTAGAATTATTAAACTCTATACGTGAACAATTACCAATCCATTTATCTAAACAAATCGAAACGTCTTTAAATAAAATCAGTCATCTACATGTAGAGAATAAAGATTTGGAGAGAAACTTTAAAGGAGAGGTAAATCTTCAAGGGAAAGGAGAATATACAAAAACAGAAAGAACATTAGCGTATATTTATGCGTCTGGATTAGATTTAAATGAAATTGACATTTATGAAAGCTTCCATGCTATGGGGGGAGATTCTATTATTGCAATGGAATTATTTAAAGAAATTGATAAAGAATTTGTTGGGCTAGTTGATATTTCTGATATGTTTTCGTATCCAAGTATAGTAGAAATGGCTGATTATATTGATAGTAAAATAAATAAGAAAAGTTAATTATGGGAATTATAAGGAATTTTAAATTATGAAATTTTTTAGGAATGGTGGTTTCTAGTTGCTTTTAGTCAGTCACTAAAGACAGTTTAACGATAATATATAAATAAGGATATATAGATCAGATAGTAAAATTAAAATTCATATAAGACTAAATATAAATTTTATGAAAGAATCCTTTATAGTTAGATTGGCTAATAAAGCTAGAGAATGGATATAAAAGTATCTTAATCTATAGAAGGGTACATTGAGTTAATTTC from Bacillus basilensis includes the following:
- a CDS encoding type I polyketide synthase, with the translated sequence MEQIKKFILEQTAKNNVTVPEAKKLLLEIQQNSEQGENDIAVIGISCKFTDCEDQYEYWDKLFNGESCFVPYTEERSNYYRTVFDNPHYAEFLGTTILSGDENEEKARHKAGFLSDIDKFDAAFFNIPPREAKFMDPSQRLFLQTAWSAIEDAGYGGKKIVGTNTGVFVGRDGTSSTFYKFITESDPMHLTGTWEGILASRINYIFNLRGPSMVIDTACSSGLVSIHAACQSLRNKECDYAIAGGISLGTSAVAEDEDGKGDALTSVASNDNLVRTFDRKSTGTVFGEGVTAVLLKPLNKAIADKDSIYAVIKGSAINNDGASNGITAPNPAAQEDVIVKAWEQARINPETISYIEAHGTGTLLGDPIEIKGLTGAFRKYTNKKQFCGIGSVKTNMGHLVGASGIAGALKVILSLKEKKLPASLNFDEPNPHINFCESPLYVIDKLRDWKSNEAPRRAGISSFGFSGTNCHIVLEEAPQMVQETESNDNRDYILTLSGKSKSSLQELIKKYYKFVERRKQNNLGNICYTANTGRGHYDYRLVLKLKDFEDFKQKITLLQEKGLEQEQDHGIYYGFNKVVSDRKKIKEEGEITEGEKRELSKLANSIINEMLEVDDENHNKLMDELGELYIKGANIDWDLLYKDQNRVKVNLPVYPFEKKVYWGDVKVSKLKDMNNMKKEFSHPMIDRCIVKSMNIDIYESELSIDRHWTLSDHVFFENSLLPGTAYLEIGREFGSMYYPEKNIELRNITFLTPISVEKDEEKTVQYIIKKEKEYIELNIVSQVNQLQTEVDDEWVTHVSMKISPNLDTNTGLRDLERIRNGEDMIEIEVNKEELSKEKNIYFGPRWLNLNYVSRSEKNVFAELNIPSELKDDLKEYPLHPGMMDNAVNAATQSFGRGGLYLPLSYKSIKLFGPMPEHFFSHIRKKESKDNNLETLSFDVSLIDGEGKPFAEVTDYTMKKVQIHTFDQATKLHNYYQVDWTLNEKLKVNNRPVKGTVVLLKDQKDFAQKLIPLLKNESTKIIEVELGSNYQKVAENYYVVDGTEESYTRLFKDIKEINHIIHTQSIFEFSDLLGLNRMKKYQTMALDSLFYISKALSKAKVNNEIRISLISDYVNEVTKTEESIIPSHAALFGLAKVVAQEFPNLEIQCIDMDGNTEISQIASEITSSERSFCVAYRNNKRYIEELQKVDWDKAIRQDIKIKDTGSYIITGGTGGIGLAIAEYLALNNAKNICLVNRSKFPDRNQWDDILRQEEKSNERLFSKIEKIRKIEELGANVICYSGDICDYEQTNNILKSIRDNYGKINGVFHCAGVAGDGFIFRKEKVVFDEVTHPKIEGTWLIDHLTMEDNIDLFVLFSSIATLFGGRGQGDYVAANSYLDAFSSYRNLRGQKTITINWPAWNEVGMAVDHKVSEEVVLFKSIGNNRAYQVLDEILDINLSNFIPAELNLELLNSIREQLPIHLSKQIETSLNKISHLHVENKDLERNFKGEVNLQGKGEYTKTERTLAYIYASGLDLNEIDIYESFHAMGGDSIIAMELFKEIDKEFVGLVDISDMFSYPSIVEMADYIDSKINKKS